CGTGCCAGCGGCGCCGTATCCCGTTCATGGCGATGGCGACGAGCCAGGACCGGAAGCGGGAGGGGTCGCGGAGGCCGGTGAGGCCGTCGAGGGCACGGACCATCGTCTCCTGGACGATGTCGTCCGTGTCGGCGTGGCCGTCGAGGGCCCGGCCGACGATGTTGTGGACGAGCGGAAAGTGGTCGCGGACCAGTGTGTCCCTGGCGTCCGCGTCACCCGCCCTGGCCGCCTCCACAAGGGCCGTGGTGCGTCGCTCGTCGCTGTGCATGGATCTGCTCCCTCATCCCTGGACCGAGTCCCCCGTCGTCGGGAGACCCGTGGGCACGGGAGGGATAACACTTTCTTGCGGGCGGCGGCTACCTCGGGGGTACCGGGAGTCTCGGGACCGTGGCCCCGTTCCCCTCCCGGACGGCTGCCACGACGGCGTCGTGCAGCTCTCGGCTCTCCTCCTCCGATCCGCACGGAACGGGACTGCCCGACATGGTGAACCAGTCGGATGCGCCGCTGTACTGCACGGCCACGCGTGCCTCGCGATCGGCGAACGTCGTGTGCACGGTCACATCGCCCGTGAGGACACCCGCCTCGTCGGTCAGCACCCCACCTCGCCCGGTGTAGACACCGGCGGTCGTCCAAGATGCCCAGCTCATGCCCTCCAGGGTCACACCGGTGGGTGAGATGCGCCACCGACGGGACCGCCCCGGTCGGAGGGATTCCGGCCGGGGCGGTACGGGTCGCGCGACGGGGCGGACGACGGTCCGCGCCGGATCAGGCGAGGGACGCGATGGCCTCGTTGAACGTGGCGGACGGGCGCATCACGGCCGCGGCCTTGGCCGGGTCGGGCTGGTAGTAGCCGCCGATGTCGGCCGGGGAGCCCTGGACGGCGATCAGCTCGTCGACGATCTTCTGCTCGTTGGCGGTGAGCGTCTCGGCGAGCGGGGCGAAGGCCTTGGCCAGCTCCGCGTCCTCGGTCTGGGCGGCCAGCTCCTGGGCCCAGTACAGGGCCAGGTAGAAGTGGCTGCCGCGGTTGTCGATACCACCGAGGCGGCGGGTCGGCGACTTGTCCTCGTTGAGGAAGGTGCCGGTGGCGCGGTCGAGGGTGTCGGCGAGGACCTGGGCGCGGGTGTTGCCCGTGCTGGTCGCGAGGTGCTCGAAGGAGGCGGCCAGGGCGAAGAACTCGCCGAGGCTGTCCCAGCGGAGGTAGTTCTCCTTGACGAGCTGCTGGACGTGCTTCGGGGCGGAGCCGCCGGCGCCGGTCTCGAAGAGGCCGCCGCCGGCCATCAGCGGGACGACCGACAGCATCTTGGCGCTGGTGCCCAGCTCCAGGATCGGGAAGAGGTCGGTCAGGTAGTCGCGCAGGACGTTGCCGGTGACGGAGATGGTGTCCTCGCCGCGGCGGATGCGCTCCAGGGAGAACTTGGTGGCCTCGACCGGGGAGAGGATCTTGATGTCCAGGCCCTCGGTGTCGTGCTCCGGCAGGTACTGCTTGACCTTGGCGATGAGCTGCGCGTCGTGGGCGCGGTTCTCGTCCAGCCAGAAGACGGCCGGGGCGCCGGTGGCGCGGGCGCGGGTGACGGCCAGCTTGACCCAGTCCTGGATGGGCAGGTCCTTGGTCTGGCAGGCGCGGAAGATGTCGCCCTCGGCGACCTCCTGCTCCAGGACGACGTTGCCCTCGGAGTCGATCAGGCGGACGGTGCCGGCCTGGGCGATCTCGAAGGTCTTGTCGTGGGAGCCGTACTCCTCGGCCTTCTGCGCCATGAGGCCGACGTTCGGGACGGAGCCCATGGTCGACGGGTCGAAGGCGCCGTGGGCGCGGCAGTCCTCGATGACGGCCTGGTACACGCCGGAGTAGCTGTGGTCCGGGAGGACCGCGAGGGTGTCGGCCTCCTGGCCGTCCGGGCCCCACATGTGGCCGGAGGTGCGGATCATGGCCGGCATCGAGGCGTCGACGATGACGTCGGACGGCACGTGCAGGTTGGTGATGCCCTTGTCGGAGTCGACCATCGCCAGGGCGGGGCCCTCGGCGAGCTCGGCCTCGAAGGAGGCCTTGATCTCGGCGCCGTTCGGGAGGGCGTCGAGGCCGCCCAGGACGGTGCCGAGGCCGTCGTTCGGGGACAGGCCGGCGGCGGCGAGCGCCTCGCCGTACTTCGCGAAGGTGTTCGGGAAGAAGGCGCGGACGACGTGGCCGAAGACGATCGGGTCGGAGACCTTCATCATCGTGGCCTTGAGGTGCACGGAGAAGAGCACGCCCTCGGCCTTGGCGCGGGAGACCTGCTCGCCGAGGAAGGTGCGCAGGGCGGCGGCGCGCATGACGGCGGCGTCGACGACCTCGCCGGCGATGACCTTCAGCGGCTCGCGGAGCTCGCTGACGGTGCCGTCGGCGGCGGCGAACTCGAAGCGGAGGGTGTCGTCCTTGGCGATGACGGTGGACTTCTCCGTGGAGGCGAAGTCGTTCTCGCTCATCGTGGCGACGTTCGTCTTGGACTCGGGGGTCCAGGCGCCCATGCGGTGCGGGTGGGTCTTGGCGTAGTTCTTGACCGAGCCCGGCGCGCGGCGGTCGGAGTTGCCCTCGCGCAGGACCGGGTTGACGGCCGAGCCCTTGATCTTGTCGTAACGGGCGCGGACGTCCTTGTCCTGGTCCGTCTGCGGGTCGTCCGGGTAGTCCGGGAGGGCGTAGCCCTGCGCCTGGAGCTCGGCGATCGCGGCCTTGAGCTGCGGGATGGACGCCGAGACGTTCGGCAGCTTGATGATGTTGGCGCCGGGCGTCTTGGCCAGGTCGCCGAGCTCGGAGAGGGCGTCGGCGATGCGCTGGCCCTCCTCCAGGAACTCGGGGAAGACGGCGATGATGCGGCCCGCGAGGGAGATGTCACGCGTCTCGACCGTGACGCCGGCCTGCGAGGCATACGCCTGGACCACGGGCAGGAACGAGTACGTCGCCAGGGCGGGCGCCTCGTCAGTGTGGGTGTAGATGATGGTCGAGTCAGTCACCGGGTGCTCCGCTCCACGTCTGCGTATGCGAGATTGCTCGACATCAAGATATCTCGTGATCGCCGTCCTCGGTAAAGGGCCCCACGAGCTCGCCGTCCTGCGGGACGCCCGCGGCCTCCACGAAGGGCCCGCCGAGCCGGTACGGGGCGGGCGGGCCGTCCACGTCGACGCGGCGGAGCACGGCGAGCAGGGTCAGTCCGGCGGCGGCGGTCACCCCCGCGGCGAGGGCCTGGCCGCAGCGGTGGGCGAGCCGGAGCTCGGCCGGGTCGTACGGGGCGGCGGCGGGCAGCGCGAGGGTGTCGCCGAGCAGCCAGAGCCCGGCGCCGAGGCCGGCCAGGGCCAGGAGGGCGAGCGGGAGGGTCGCCGGGAGGCCGGGCGGGCCGGGCCCGCGCCGTGGGCCGGGGCGGACCTTGCCCTTGCGGGCGATGACGGCGAGGAGGCCGGAGACCACGGCGAGGACGACGAGGGCGGCGGCGATGACGTCGCCGGGCCGGTGCTGTCCCGCCGCGATGGTGTACGCGCCGACGGCGGCGGCCCAGAGCGTGGCGGCGCCCACGACGAGGGCGCGCTGCCGGTAGGGGACGACGAGGACCAGGGCGAGGGCGATGCCGAGGGCGAGCGTGGTCTGGGCGCTGGGGAAGCCGCTCGGGACGAGGGCGCCGGCGGCGGTGTCGGCGAACCGGGGGCGGGGCGCGTACCGCTGGAGGAGCCCGGTGACGGCGAGGGCGGTGACGACCGCACCGGCGGCGGCGCCGGTGAGGACGTACCGCTTGCGTATGAGGCCGACGGCGAGGAGGAGGACGCAGCCGACGATCAGGGAGAGGGTGGTGAGCCCGGCGAGGGAGGGGTGCTCGCGGAGCACCGTGGCGGCGGCGGTGTCGGCGCGCCGACCGGTCACCGCGGCGTCGCCCCAGCGGCGGCCGGTCGCGGCGAGCACGAGTCCCGCGTAGACGACCGTGAGGAGGAGGACGGCCCCGAGGCAGGCACGCCGGGTCCGGGTGCGGACCCGTGTGCGGAACGAGCCGGCGGTCTCGCCGGCCACGGCGGCGTACCACCAGGTGTCACCGGTCTCCAGCGGCCTCGGGGAGCCGCCGGCGCGGGGCCTGTCGTAGGAAGCCATGCCCCGATTCGAACCCACGCGCGGCCGCGGCGCCCGCTGGACTCACCCGAACGACACGTCCTCGGGGCGGGCCGAGTCCGCACGGGAGGCCGCTCGCGCCCTCGGGGGACCCGCGTCAGCGGTCCCGGCGCGGGGCCTGCGCCACGACCAGGAGGACGAGCCCGCCGAGCAGGCCGAGGAGGGTCGCCACGCCCAGGCCGGAGCGCAGGACCGGGTCGTCCGCGAACTGCCCGCACGCCTGGATCGCGAACGCGGCGGCCATCGCCAGCTGTCCCCAGCCGTACGGCACCGTGCGGGAGACGCGCCGCCGCTGCCAGGGCGGCAGCCGGCCGGTGCGGAGCGCCGCCACGCCGGAGAGCGCGAGCAGGAGCGCCAGCGCGCCCGGTACGACGACGTACCCGTCCATGGTCGGCCCCCTGCCGCACCGGCACCGCGCCGGAAATCGACGCGATCATGCCACAGCGAGGTGGCGGGCGTGGTCGCGGCCGTGGCGGCGCGTGCCGTACAGGGTGAACGCCGTGTTCACCAGGGCGACATGACTGAGCGCCTGGGGCATGTTGCCGAGCTGGCGGCCGGCCACCGGGTCCCATTCCTCGGCGAGGAGCCCGACGTCGTTGCGGACGTCGAGGACCCGCTCGAAGACGGTCCGGGCCTCGTCGGCGCGGCCGGTCATGGCGAGGGCGTCGGCGTACCAGAACGTGCAGGCGACGAAGCTCCCCTCGGTGCCGCCGAGGTCGTCGAGGTCGTGGGTGCCGCCGTCCCGGACGTCGCCGTACCGGCGCAGGAACCCGTGGTCGTCGAGCCGTTCCATCGCCCGGATCGTGCCGAGGACGCGGGGGTCGTCGGCGGGGAGGAAGCCGAGCCGGGGGATCAGCAGGGCGGTGGCGTCGACCTGCGCGCTCCCGTAGTACTGGGTGAAGGACAGCTGCTCCTCGCTCCAGCCGCGGGCGCAGATCTCCGCGTGCAGTTCGGCGCGGAGGGCCTGCCAGCGCGCCAGGGAGCCGCGCAGTCCGGCCACGCGGGCGAGGCGGACGGCGCGGTCGGCGGCGACCCAGGCCATGACCTTGGAGTGGACGAAGTGGCGGCGCGGGCCGCGGACTTCCCAGATGCCCTCGTCGGGTTCCTGCCAGCGTTCGCCCAGGTACTCCAGGAGCGAGGCGACCAGGGCCCAGGCCGGGGGGTCGAGGACGACGCCGGCCCGGACGGCCGAGTAGACGGTGCTGAGCACCTCGCCGTAGATGTCGAGCTGGAACTGGTCGACGGCCGCGTTGCCGAACCTGACGGGCCGTGAGTTCTCGTAGCCGGACAGCCAGTCGGCGTACGTCTCGGGGAGGCGGCGCTGCCCCTCGACCCCGTACAGCGGCTGGATGTCGGCCGGGTCTCCCGCGACGGCGCGCAGCAGCCAGCCCGTCCAGGCCAGCGCCTCCCTGCGGTATCCGCTGCGGAGCAGACAGGAGAGGGTGAAGGTGGAGTCGCGCAGCCAGCAGAAGCGGTAGTCCCAGTTGCGGCGCCCGCCGATGGACTCGGGGAGGGAAGTGGTGGGCGCGGCGACGATGCCGCCGGTGGGGGCGTACGTGAGGGCCTTGAGGGTGAGCAGGGAGCGGATCACGGCCTCGCGCGCGGGCCCTTCGTAGCGGAGGGCGGCGGCCCAGTCGTTCCAGAAGGCGAGGGTACGGGCGAGGGCGGCGTCGACGTCGGCGGGCGAGACGGGCGGCGGCGCAGGGGCGTGCGAGGGACGCCAGCCGAGGACGAAGACGACCCGCCGGCCGGCCGTGACGGTGAACTCGCAGGTCGTACGGTCCCGGGTGACGGCGAGTTCGACGCCGGGCCCGCAGTCGAGGTGGGCGGAGTCCGGTCCGGCGACGTAGACGGCGGTGTGCCGGCCGGTCGACCGGCTCCAGGGGACGATGCTGCCGTGGTCGAAGCGGACGCTCAACTCGCCCCGTACGTCGACGCGTCCGGTGACCCCCTCGACGATCCTGACGATCCTCGGGGCGGGCTCGCCCGCGTACCGCGGCGGCATGAAGTCGGTGACCCGGACGGTTCCGGAGAGGGTCTCCCAGACGGTGTCGAGGACGAGCGTGTCCCCGCGGTAACTCCGGCGCGAACAGCGGCTGTTGCCGACCGGGGCGAGGAGCCAGCGGCCGTGGTCCGGATTCCCGAGGAGGGCGGCGAGAGAGGCGGGCGAGTCGAAGCGGGGCGCGCACCACCAGTCGACGGACCCGTCGGTCCCGACGAGCGCCGCGGTCTCCAGGTCACCGACGAGGGCGTAGTCCTCAATTCGCCCTGCCATGACGGGATTGTATGCCTCCTGGAGGGCGATTGCATAAACGGCCGGGAATGTGACGGTCCGCGACGGGTAAAGGGCGAGCAGCCTGGCAGGTCATTCCTTCGCAGCCGCCCGCATATTCTTCCGCTTTTCTTGACGGCATCGCTCCGGGCGCAGGATTCTGAATAACGCGGGTCAGCCGATGACGCGGGTCGGCCGCACATTCGGCCGTACCGGCGAGTAAGGCCGTACCGATGAGTAGCGATTCGCATCCTCTGCGCAGGTCGACCGACCGGGCGCCCGGCTCCGGCACCCTGACGGTGAGTCTCGTCCTCACGGCCCGCCCCGACGACGGGGACCCGGGAGCTGCGCTCGACCGGCTCCTCGGCCAGGTGCCCCCGACCGTGCGGGAGGTGGTCCTGATCGGCGGCCCCGCCGGGCGGAGCGAGGAACGCGCCGGGCTCACGGTGCGTCGGCTCGGGGGCTGGGACTTCACCCGGGGCGACATTCCGCACGCGGGACTGCTCGCGGCGACCGGGGACCTGATCGTCCTGATGAACGCCGACGGAAGCATGTCGCCGCACGAGATCCCGCACTATCTGCACTATCTGGAAAGCGGTTACGACTTCGTCAAGGGATCGCGTTTCATCGCGGGCGGGGATTACGCCGACTATCCGCTGTCGCGACGCCTCGGACATCGTGCGCTGCTGCGGGTCGCCCACCGGCTGTACGGCCAGCACCTGACGGATCTCTGGTACGGATTCTGCGCGTTCCGGCGCCCCTTCGTCGATCTGCTCGACCTGCGCGAGGACGGCGTGGAGCTCGGGGCCGAACTGGTCGCGCACGCACTGCACTACGGGCTGCGCGTCGCCGAGGTGCCGAGCCTCGAACTGCCGCGCCGCCACGGCCCGTCACACCCCCGCACCCTCCGCGACGGCGCCCGCATCCTCGGCACGCTCCTCGACGAACGGCCGCACAACACCCTGTCGCGCTTGGCGCGCGGCCCCCTCCGGAGCTCCCGCAGTTGACGAATACCATGAAAGGGTGCTAACGCTAAAGAAAGCACCATTTCAGGACAGAGTGAACCCTGATCGCACACCTTCGGCAGGGCCGGTTGCCGGAAGAGGCTCGACGTGACCTCCATCCAGATCAGCCGAGCGCCGGCGGCACCCGTTCCGCATCCTCTGCGGCGAGTGACCGACTGGCCCTTCGACGGTGCCCGGCGCCGCCCCCTCTGCCGGCCGCCCCACCGCCCGACCGCCCATCCGGGGCGCCGGGCCTCCGACCGGATCGGCCGCGCCGTCCCTCCGCCCCGGAGCGGGGCCTGCCGGCCACGCGGCGCTGCGCGGCGACGGCGTGCCCGTACGGCCCACACGGGCACCGCGCGCCGCAGCCGCGGCGCCGACGGGCCATCCGGTTCATCCGGCTCCGACGGTTCATCCGGTCCAGCAGGTCCAGCCAGACCGTCCCGTGACCATGCCTTCGCCCACGCCCTGATCCCCCGTACGCCCGCGCGCCCTGCTCCCCGCGCCCTGCCCCGAGGGGGCGAGGCGTGATGGCCGGCCCCCTCCTCGTCGCGGTGTCCGGACCCGACGGCGCGGGCGGGTCCTCGCTGGTGCGCAGGCTCGCGACGCTGCTCGGCGAGCGCGGTCTCACCGTCGTCACCGTCCGCTGCCACGGCTGCTTCCTGTGCCGCAGGCTCCCGGTTCCGCCCCGGGTGAGGGATGCGGGGGAACCGGGTCGGGGCGGGTGGGCACGGCGCGCCACGGATCCCGAGCGCCGGGGATCCTGGCTGCACCGTGCCCACGCGCTCCTCGACGCGGCCGAGCTCGCGGTCCGGCTCACGGCCGCCCGGCTCCTCGCGCGGGCGCGGGCGCGCCGCGGACAGGCCGTGGTCGTGACGGACCACGGGCCGCTGGACGGCCTGGTGAGGTCCGGCCTCCCGGACTCCTCGGGCGCCGCCTCCGCCTTCCGGTGGATCGACCGCCGCTACGGTCTGACCCTGCTCGTGGAGACCTGGCCCGACACGCCGCGGGGCCGCGGCCTGGAGGAGATCGCGGGACCGCCGACCGTCCTGTG
The DNA window shown above is from Streptomyces vietnamensis and carries:
- a CDS encoding NADP-dependent isocitrate dehydrogenase; its protein translation is MTDSTIIYTHTDEAPALATYSFLPVVQAYASQAGVTVETRDISLAGRIIAVFPEFLEEGQRIADALSELGDLAKTPGANIIKLPNVSASIPQLKAAIAELQAQGYALPDYPDDPQTDQDKDVRARYDKIKGSAVNPVLREGNSDRRAPGSVKNYAKTHPHRMGAWTPESKTNVATMSENDFASTEKSTVIAKDDTLRFEFAAADGTVSELREPLKVIAGEVVDAAVMRAAALRTFLGEQVSRAKAEGVLFSVHLKATMMKVSDPIVFGHVVRAFFPNTFAKYGEALAAAGLSPNDGLGTVLGGLDALPNGAEIKASFEAELAEGPALAMVDSDKGITNLHVPSDVIVDASMPAMIRTSGHMWGPDGQEADTLAVLPDHSYSGVYQAVIEDCRAHGAFDPSTMGSVPNVGLMAQKAEEYGSHDKTFEIAQAGTVRLIDSEGNVVLEQEVAEGDIFRACQTKDLPIQDWVKLAVTRARATGAPAVFWLDENRAHDAQLIAKVKQYLPEHDTEGLDIKILSPVEATKFSLERIRRGEDTISVTGNVLRDYLTDLFPILELGTSAKMLSVVPLMAGGGLFETGAGGSAPKHVQQLVKENYLRWDSLGEFFALAASFEHLATSTGNTRAQVLADTLDRATGTFLNEDKSPTRRLGGIDNRGSHFYLALYWAQELAAQTEDAELAKAFAPLAETLTANEQKIVDELIAVQGSPADIGGYYQPDPAKAAAVMRPSATFNEAIASLA
- a CDS encoding phosphatase PAP2 family protein yields the protein MASYDRPRAGGSPRPLETGDTWWYAAVAGETAGSFRTRVRTRTRRACLGAVLLLTVVYAGLVLAATGRRWGDAAVTGRRADTAAATVLREHPSLAGLTTLSLIVGCVLLLAVGLIRKRYVLTGAAAGAVVTALAVTGLLQRYAPRPRFADTAAGALVPSGFPSAQTTLALGIALALVLVVPYRQRALVVGAATLWAAAVGAYTIAAGQHRPGDVIAAALVVLAVVSGLLAVIARKGKVRPGPRRGPGPPGLPATLPLALLALAGLGAGLWLLGDTLALPAAAPYDPAELRLAHRCGQALAAGVTAAAGLTLLAVLRRVDVDGPPAPYRLGGPFVEAAGVPQDGELVGPFTEDGDHEIS
- a CDS encoding glycoside hydrolase family 15 protein, whose translation is MAGRIEDYALVGDLETAALVGTDGSVDWWCAPRFDSPASLAALLGNPDHGRWLLAPVGNSRCSRRSYRGDTLVLDTVWETLSGTVRVTDFMPPRYAGEPAPRIVRIVEGVTGRVDVRGELSVRFDHGSIVPWSRSTGRHTAVYVAGPDSAHLDCGPGVELAVTRDRTTCEFTVTAGRRVVFVLGWRPSHAPAPPPVSPADVDAALARTLAFWNDWAAALRYEGPAREAVIRSLLTLKALTYAPTGGIVAAPTTSLPESIGGRRNWDYRFCWLRDSTFTLSCLLRSGYRREALAWTGWLLRAVAGDPADIQPLYGVEGQRRLPETYADWLSGYENSRPVRFGNAAVDQFQLDIYGEVLSTVYSAVRAGVVLDPPAWALVASLLEYLGERWQEPDEGIWEVRGPRRHFVHSKVMAWVAADRAVRLARVAGLRGSLARWQALRAELHAEICARGWSEEQLSFTQYYGSAQVDATALLIPRLGFLPADDPRVLGTIRAMERLDDHGFLRRYGDVRDGGTHDLDDLGGTEGSFVACTFWYADALAMTGRADEARTVFERVLDVRNDVGLLAEEWDPVAGRQLGNMPQALSHVALVNTAFTLYGTRRHGRDHARHLAVA
- a CDS encoding glycosyltransferase family 2 protein, translated to MSSDSHPLRRSTDRAPGSGTLTVSLVLTARPDDGDPGAALDRLLGQVPPTVREVVLIGGPAGRSEERAGLTVRRLGGWDFTRGDIPHAGLLAATGDLIVLMNADGSMSPHEIPHYLHYLESGYDFVKGSRFIAGGDYADYPLSRRLGHRALLRVAHRLYGQHLTDLWYGFCAFRRPFVDLLDLREDGVELGAELVAHALHYGLRVAEVPSLELPRRHGPSHPRTLRDGARILGTLLDERPHNTLSRLARGPLRSSRS